One stretch of Pseudoramibacter sp. DNA includes these proteins:
- the purH gene encoding bifunctional phosphoribosylaminoimidazolecarboxamide formyltransferase/IMP cyclohydrolase — MRALISVSDKTGIVDFAKRIAACGWDIISTGGTAKALREGGLDVRDVSDVTGFPECLDGRVKTLHPLIHGGILNIRDNPKHQKECKELGIENIDLLVINLYPFKKTMMKPGVSFQECIENIDIGGPTMLRSAAKNFNDVTVVVDPKDYETVLTEIERNGGTSYETRYHLALKVFATTASYDTMISDFLRRKSVEQTNNKEDLLAQDKVTFTYEKVQNLRYGENPHQRAAFYREIGEDKGTLVGAKQLQGKELSYNNINDTNGALEILKEYTDEPTIVAVKHANPCGIASDKSISEAYRKAYEADPTSIFGGIVASNRVIDKATAEQMVKIFLEVVVAPDFTEEAKEILSAKKNLRLLTLDDILYRESGYETKKVLGGMLVMERDVKLYDKLEVVTDRKPTDKEMEDLIFAWKAVKHTKSNAITVAKDKCLVANGPGQVNRIWPMESCIEHGGEKCKGAVVASDAFFPFDDVCKAAAAAGITAIIQPGGSIRDADSIKACNDNGIAMIFTGMRHFKHA, encoded by the coding sequence ATGAGAGCGTTAATTTCAGTTTCGGACAAAACGGGAATTGTCGATTTTGCAAAACGGATTGCGGCCTGCGGCTGGGACATCATCTCCACAGGGGGAACGGCAAAGGCCCTTCGCGAAGGCGGCCTTGACGTCAGAGACGTCTCGGATGTGACGGGTTTTCCAGAATGCCTGGACGGGCGCGTGAAGACGCTGCACCCGTTGATTCACGGCGGGATTTTGAACATCCGGGACAACCCAAAACATCAGAAAGAATGCAAGGAACTGGGCATTGAAAACATCGACCTGCTGGTCATCAATCTTTATCCGTTCAAGAAGACGATGATGAAACCCGGGGTTTCTTTCCAGGAATGCATCGAAAACATCGACATCGGCGGGCCGACCATGCTGCGCTCAGCGGCCAAAAACTTCAATGACGTGACGGTCGTTGTCGACCCGAAGGATTACGAAACGGTTTTGACCGAAATCGAACGCAACGGCGGCACCAGCTACGAAACCCGCTACCATCTGGCGCTCAAGGTCTTTGCCACGACGGCCAGCTACGACACGATGATTTCAGATTTCTTAAGACGCAAATCCGTCGAACAGACCAACAACAAAGAAGATCTTCTGGCCCAGGATAAAGTGACTTTTACCTACGAAAAAGTCCAGAACCTGCGCTACGGCGAAAACCCGCATCAGCGGGCGGCCTTCTACCGTGAAATCGGCGAAGACAAGGGCACGCTGGTCGGCGCCAAACAGCTTCAGGGCAAGGAACTGTCCTACAACAACATCAACGATACCAACGGCGCCCTCGAAATCTTAAAAGAATACACCGACGAACCGACCATTGTCGCGGTCAAACACGCCAATCCCTGCGGCATTGCCAGCGACAAGTCGATTTCAGAAGCCTACCGCAAGGCTTATGAAGCTGACCCGACTTCGATCTTCGGCGGCATCGTCGCGTCCAACCGCGTGATCGACAAGGCGACCGCCGAACAGATGGTCAAGATTTTCCTCGAAGTGGTCGTCGCGCCGGACTTCACTGAAGAAGCGAAAGAAATTCTCTCGGCGAAGAAGAACCTGCGCCTGCTGACCCTCGACGACATTCTGTACCGGGAAAGCGGCTACGAAACCAAGAAAGTGCTCGGCGGCATGCTGGTCATGGAACGGGACGTGAAGCTTTACGACAAACTGGAAGTGGTCACCGACCGCAAGCCGACGGACAAGGAAATGGAAGACCTGATCTTTGCGTGGAAAGCCGTCAAGCACACGAAATCCAACGCCATCACCGTAGCGAAGGACAAATGCCTGGTGGCCAACGGCCCCGGACAGGTGAACCGGATCTGGCCGATGGAAAGCTGCATCGAACACGGCGGCGAAAAGTGCAAGGGCGCCGTGGTCGCATCCGATGCGTTCTTCCCCTTTGACGATGTGTGCAAAGCCGCAGCAGCAGCCGGCATCACCGCCATTATCCAGCCGGGCGGCTCGATCCGGGATGCAGATTCCATTAAAGCGTGCAACGACAACGGCATCGCCATGATCTTTACCGGCATGCGTCATTTCAAACACGCGTAA
- the purN gene encoding phosphoribosylglycinamide formyltransferase: MKSKALMKIGVLASGGGTDLQSVIDGVHQKTGEITVVISNKAGAYALERAKKAGIPAVFVDEKKYSGPEAFNQQIIEVLEAHGCELVVLAGYLKIITKNFVDRYPNRIVNIHPALIPSFCGPGYYGMHVHEAVYNYGCKVSGATVHFVNEEADAGPIIAQRAVPLADSDRPEDIQKKVLEEEHRLLPWVVSQICLGRVHVDGRRVTIDQA; the protein is encoded by the coding sequence ATGAAATCAAAAGCATTGATGAAAATCGGCGTTCTGGCGAGCGGCGGCGGCACGGACCTCCAGTCTGTGATCGACGGCGTGCATCAGAAAACCGGTGAAATCACGGTGGTGATTTCCAACAAGGCCGGCGCCTACGCCCTGGAACGGGCGAAGAAGGCCGGCATTCCGGCGGTATTCGTCGATGAAAAAAAGTATTCGGGACCTGAAGCTTTTAATCAACAGATCATCGAAGTTTTAGAGGCCCACGGCTGTGAACTGGTCGTGCTGGCCGGCTACTTGAAAATTATCACCAAAAATTTTGTGGACCGCTATCCCAACCGGATCGTGAACATCCATCCGGCGCTGATTCCGTCTTTCTGCGGACCGGGATATTACGGCATGCACGTGCACGAAGCGGTTTACAACTACGGCTGCAAGGTTTCGGGGGCCACCGTTCACTTTGTGAATGAAGAAGCGGATGCCGGGCCGATCATCGCCCAGCGTGCCGTGCCTCTGGCCGACAGCGACCGGCCCGAAGACATTCAGAAAAAGGTGCTGGAAGAAGAACACCGCCTGCTGCCCTGGGTGGTGAGCCAGATTTGCCTTGGACGGGTTCATGTGGATGGCCGGCGGGTCACTATTGATCAAGCGTAA
- the purM gene encoding phosphoribosylformylglycinamidine cyclo-ligase encodes MSKRNAYKDAGVDVEAGYESVRLIQKDVKRTFNQYVLSELGGFGGVIELPEGYRKPCLISGTDGVGTKLMIAFMMDRHDTVGIDCVAMCVNDILCQGAKPLLFLDYIACGKNTPEKIAKIVSGVAEGCVQGDMALIGGETAEMPDMYGEDEYDLAGFAVGVVEKDQIVTGQSIQKGDVLVGLPSSGVHSNGFSLVRKLLFKDHDLTVDTYIDELGATIGETLLTPTRIYVHALSDLIVPYHVKGMSHITGGGFYENIPRMIPDGLCAKVDTSVIEPLPIFDVLRQLGDIEAHDMYNTFNMGIGLVCALPQDQADGFVDALKQKGEKPVVLGEVVEGSEKIQL; translated from the coding sequence ATGTCCAAAAGAAATGCATACAAAGATGCCGGCGTCGATGTCGAGGCTGGATACGAATCGGTTCGTCTGATCCAAAAAGACGTCAAGAGAACTTTTAATCAATACGTGCTGTCTGAACTCGGCGGTTTCGGCGGCGTCATCGAACTGCCGGAAGGCTACCGCAAACCGTGCCTGATTTCAGGCACCGACGGGGTCGGCACGAAACTGATGATCGCCTTTATGATGGACCGCCACGACACCGTCGGCATTGACTGTGTCGCCATGTGCGTCAACGACATTTTGTGTCAGGGCGCAAAGCCGCTGCTCTTTTTAGACTACATCGCCTGCGGCAAAAACACGCCGGAAAAGATCGCGAAAATCGTGTCCGGCGTCGCAGAAGGCTGTGTCCAGGGGGACATGGCCCTGATTGGCGGTGAAACGGCGGAAATGCCGGATATGTACGGCGAAGATGAATACGACCTGGCCGGTTTTGCCGTCGGCGTGGTGGAAAAAGACCAGATCGTGACGGGACAGTCGATCCAGAAGGGAGACGTTCTGGTGGGGCTGCCGTCTTCAGGGGTCCATTCCAACGGTTTCTCTTTGGTGCGCAAGCTGCTCTTTAAAGACCACGACCTGACCGTTGACACTTATATTGACGAATTGGGTGCCACCATCGGCGAAACGCTGCTGACGCCGACGCGCATTTACGTCCACGCCCTGTCGGATCTCATCGTGCCTTACCACGTGAAGGGCATGAGCCACATCACCGGCGGCGGCTTCTACGAAAATATCCCAAGAATGATTCCAGACGGTCTGTGTGCCAAGGTCGACACCTCCGTCATCGAACCTCTGCCGATTTTCGACGTGCTGAGACAGCTCGGCGATATTGAAGCCCACGACATGTACAACACGTTTAATATGGGCATCGGCCTCGTGTGCGCCCTGCCTCAGGATCAGGCCGACGGCTTTGTGGACGCACTGAAGCAGAAGGGTGAAAAACCGGTGGTGCTCGGCGAAGTCGTGGAAGGATCGGAAAAAATTCAGTTATGA
- the purE gene encoding 5-(carboxyamino)imidazole ribonucleotide mutase, protein MAKVAVIMGSDSDFDVVKKCIDMLKKFKVEIDVQVISAHRNPRELATFAQTAEDQGYEVIIAAAGKAAHLPGVIAGSTPLPVIGIPIKTSLEGGMDSLFSIVQMPTGIPVATVAVNGAANAAILAVQILSVKYPELRQAIKQYKQELDEEVKAKNARVQALLNQE, encoded by the coding sequence ATGGCAAAAGTAGCAGTAATTATGGGCAGCGATTCGGATTTTGATGTGGTCAAGAAATGCATCGACATGCTGAAGAAGTTCAAAGTGGAAATTGACGTTCAGGTCATTTCGGCGCACCGCAATCCGAGGGAACTCGCCACTTTTGCACAGACGGCAGAAGATCAGGGCTACGAAGTGATCATCGCAGCAGCCGGGAAAGCGGCGCATTTGCCGGGGGTCATCGCAGGATCGACCCCGCTTCCGGTCATCGGTATCCCGATCAAAACTTCCCTCGAAGGCGGGATGGATTCGCTGTTTTCAATTGTTCAGATGCCAACGGGCATTCCGGTTGCCACCGTCGCCGTCAACGGCGCGGCCAATGCGGCGATTCTGGCCGTTCAGATTTTGTCGGTGAAATATCCGGAACTGCGCCAGGCCATCAAACAGTACAAGCAGGAACTGGATGAAGAAGTCAAAGCCAAAAATGCCAGAGTCCAGGCCCTTTTAAATCAGGAATAA
- a CDS encoding phosphoribosylformylglycinamidine synthase: MIKRFYVEKKAGFNTKSKALAASFKKLLNLKRLTGLRIINRYDIEALPDDVMQRVVDTIFSEPNVDNVYVDELPVAEDEKVFAIEYLPGQYDQQADFATQCVQLVSGTRPVIKVAKCYVLKGDLSDDDVQKIKQYLINPVDSKEADLAPRQTLTDAVKDPAPVSTIEGFIDQTKEELAAFKQDMGFAMSQADIEMVQAYFRDDEKRDPTVTELRVIDTYWSDHCRHTTFATNLNDITFEKGEINEAVEQAFADYDSTRDVIYGENTERPITLMDLGTIGAKDIRARGLLPDLDKSDEINACSVNIKVDHDGEDEDWLLEFKNETHNHPTEIEPFGGAATCLGGAIRDPLSGRAYVYQAMRLTGAGDVTAPLSETMEGKLPQRKISKEAAQGYSSYGNQIGLATGQVYEVHDPGFLAKRLEVGAVIAAVPKKNVRRETPQPGDAVLLIGGRTGRDGCGGATGSSKAHNVHSIQEDGAEVQKGNPVEERKIQRLFRNPKLARMITRCNDFGAGGVSVAIGELADSLDINLDLVPKKYEGLDGTELAISESQERMAVVVAPEDVDRFIELGHQENLEVTHVADVTDTGRLVMKWRGQTVLNLSRKFLNTNGATQYADVLVEEPKERKAFEATGDIEKRTFDLMGDLNVASQKGLSEMFDSTIGAGTVTMPYGGKYAATPQDGMAAKIPVEHGTTTTCSIMTYGYNPTLAEWSPFHGAESAVIESLSKLVAMGGDFRKARLSFQEYFERLEQDPVKWGHPFSALLGAFEAQKAMGVAAIGGKDSMSGTFEKMTVPPTLISFAVTTENIANIVTNELKDAGHYLYRFPIRRDEKGLIDFKAAADTFDQVHQLVLDGKILAARTVGDAGLMETLTKMAFGNRIGVALDASLDEKALFEADPGTLVVETASPLDAGELIGKTTDTQAIEAGDVKMDLKALQEAYQKPLWDVYPETVETEGHVEDVLYQDGPVIASASEFAKPRVFIPVFPGNNCEYDSARAFERAGAVAQTIVFKNQNAQDIETSINAMADAIDNAQMIMLPGGFSAGDQPDGSGKFIAAVFRNPKMMEAVMNLLNKRDGLILGICNGFQALIKLGLLPDGKIEQIEPGMPTLTYNTIGRHISAIPLTKVVSNLSPWLAQAKLGGIYRVPISHGEGRFVASDDMIQKLIKNGQIATQYVDFDGHATMDGRFNLNGSVCAVEGITSADGRILGKMGHSERIGDGLYKNIPGEKDQKIFESGVAYFK, translated from the coding sequence TTGATCAAGAGATTTTACGTCGAAAAAAAAGCAGGATTTAACACAAAATCCAAGGCCCTTGCAGCGAGCTTTAAAAAATTATTAAATTTAAAGCGCTTGACCGGGCTTCGCATTATTAACCGTTACGATATCGAGGCTTTGCCGGACGACGTCATGCAGCGCGTCGTGGACACCATTTTCTCGGAACCGAATGTGGACAACGTTTACGTTGACGAACTGCCGGTTGCAGAAGATGAAAAGGTTTTTGCCATCGAATATCTGCCGGGACAGTACGATCAGCAGGCTGATTTTGCAACCCAGTGCGTCCAGCTGGTTTCAGGCACACGGCCGGTGATCAAAGTGGCGAAATGCTACGTCCTCAAAGGCGATTTGTCGGACGATGATGTCCAGAAAATTAAACAGTATCTGATCAACCCTGTTGACTCGAAAGAAGCCGATCTCGCACCGCGTCAAACCCTGACCGATGCCGTGAAGGATCCGGCGCCGGTTTCGACGATAGAGGGTTTTATTGATCAAACGAAGGAAGAACTCGCAGCCTTTAAGCAGGATATGGGGTTTGCCATGAGCCAGGCGGACATCGAAATGGTCCAGGCATACTTCAGGGATGACGAAAAACGCGACCCGACGGTCACAGAACTGAGGGTCATCGACACCTATTGGTCCGATCACTGCCGGCACACGACTTTTGCCACGAATTTAAATGACATTACTTTTGAAAAAGGCGAAATCAACGAAGCGGTGGAACAGGCTTTCGCCGATTACGATTCGACCCGGGATGTGATCTACGGCGAAAACACAGAACGCCCGATCACGCTTATGGATTTGGGCACCATCGGCGCCAAGGATATCCGCGCCCGGGGACTCCTGCCAGATCTTGACAAATCCGACGAAATCAACGCGTGTTCGGTCAACATCAAAGTCGATCACGACGGGGAAGATGAAGACTGGCTTTTGGAATTTAAGAACGAAACCCACAATCACCCCACCGAAATTGAACCTTTCGGGGGCGCAGCGACCTGCCTCGGCGGCGCCATCCGCGACCCGCTTTCAGGGCGTGCCTACGTCTATCAGGCCATGCGCCTGACCGGCGCCGGCGATGTCACCGCGCCGCTGTCTGAAACCATGGAAGGCAAGCTGCCTCAGCGCAAGATTTCTAAAGAAGCGGCCCAGGGCTATTCGTCCTACGGCAACCAGATCGGCCTTGCCACCGGTCAGGTGTACGAAGTGCACGATCCGGGCTTCCTCGCCAAGCGTCTGGAAGTCGGCGCGGTCATCGCCGCAGTGCCGAAGAAAAACGTGCGCCGGGAAACCCCGCAGCCGGGAGATGCCGTGCTGCTTATCGGCGGCCGGACCGGCCGCGACGGATGCGGCGGCGCTACAGGTTCTTCCAAGGCCCACAACGTCCATTCCATTCAGGAAGACGGGGCAGAAGTCCAGAAAGGGAACCCGGTCGAAGAACGCAAGATTCAGCGGCTGTTCAGAAATCCTAAACTGGCCAGAATGATCACGCGGTGCAATGACTTTGGCGCCGGCGGGGTCTCTGTGGCCATCGGGGAACTGGCTGATTCCCTGGACATCAATCTGGATCTGGTGCCGAAGAAATACGAAGGGCTCGACGGCACGGAACTGGCGATTTCCGAATCTCAGGAACGGATGGCCGTGGTGGTCGCCCCTGAAGATGTGGACCGCTTCATTGAACTGGGCCATCAGGAAAACCTGGAAGTCACCCACGTCGCCGACGTCACCGATACGGGACGTCTGGTCATGAAATGGCGCGGCCAGACGGTGCTCAACCTGTCCCGGAAGTTCTTAAATACCAACGGCGCGACCCAGTACGCCGATGTCCTCGTCGAAGAACCGAAAGAAAGAAAAGCTTTTGAAGCCACAGGGGATATCGAAAAGCGCACCTTCGATCTCATGGGCGATCTCAACGTGGCGAGCCAGAAGGGGCTCTCGGAAATGTTCGACTCCACCATCGGCGCCGGCACCGTCACCATGCCCTACGGCGGGAAATACGCGGCAACGCCTCAGGACGGGATGGCCGCCAAGATTCCGGTGGAACACGGAACCACGACGACCTGCTCAATCATGACTTACGGCTACAATCCGACTCTGGCGGAATGGAGCCCGTTTCACGGCGCCGAATCCGCCGTCATCGAATCTCTGTCCAAGCTGGTGGCCATGGGCGGCGACTTCAGAAAAGCCCGTCTGTCTTTCCAGGAATATTTCGAACGTCTGGAACAGGATCCGGTCAAATGGGGCCATCCGTTTTCCGCCCTGTTGGGCGCCTTTGAAGCCCAGAAGGCCATGGGCGTCGCGGCCATCGGCGGGAAGGACTCCATGTCCGGGACCTTTGAAAAGATGACCGTTCCGCCGACCTTGATTTCCTTTGCCGTGACCACGGAAAACATCGCGAATATCGTCACCAACGAATTGAAAGATGCCGGTCATTATCTGTACCGTTTCCCGATTCGCCGGGACGAAAAGGGACTTATCGATTTCAAGGCAGCTGCCGACACCTTCGATCAGGTGCATCAGCTCGTCCTTGACGGGAAGATTCTCGCGGCGAGAACCGTCGGCGACGCAGGGCTGATGGAAACTTTGACGAAGATGGCCTTCGGCAACCGAATCGGGGTGGCCCTCGACGCTTCTCTGGATGAAAAGGCGCTGTTTGAAGCCGATCCGGGGACCCTCGTGGTGGAAACCGCATCGCCGCTTGACGCCGGCGAACTCATCGGCAAAACCACTGATACCCAGGCCATCGAAGCGGGCGATGTGAAGATGGATCTGAAGGCCCTTCAGGAAGCTTACCAGAAGCCGCTGTGGGATGTGTATCCGGAAACCGTCGAAACCGAAGGCCACGTCGAAGACGTGCTGTATCAGGACGGGCCTGTGATTGCCAGCGCGTCTGAATTTGCAAAACCCCGGGTCTTCATTCCGGTCTTCCCAGGCAACAACTGCGAATACGACTCCGCAAGAGCCTTTGAAAGAGCCGGCGCAGTGGCCCAGACCATCGTCTTCAAGAACCAAAATGCCCAGGACATCGAAACGTCGATCAACGCCATGGCCGACGCCATTGACAATGCCCAGATGATCATGCTGCCTGGCGGCTTCTCAGCCGGGGATCAGCCCGACGGCTCCGGGAAGTTCATCGCGGCGGTCTTCAGAAATCCGAAGATGATGGAAGCGGTGATGAACCTGCTCAACAAGCGGGACGGCCTGATTCTCGGGATCTGCAACGGCTTCCAGGCTCTGATCAAGCTGGGGCTTCTGCCGGACGGCAAGATCGAACAGATCGAACCGGGCATGCCGACGCTGACTTACAACACTATCGGCCGCCACATTTCAGCGATTCCGCTGACGAAGGTGGTCTCCAACCTGTCACCGTGGCTCGCCCAGGCGAAGCTCGGCGGCATTTACCGCGTGCCGATTTCCCACGGCGAAGGGCGTTTTGTCGCCAGCGACGACATGATCCAGAAGCTTATCAAGAATGGCCAGATCGCGACCCAGTATGTCGATTTTGACGGACACGCGACCATGGACGGCCGCTTCAACCTCAACGGTTCTGTGTGCGCTGTGGAAGGCATCACCTCTGCAGACGGCAGAATCCTCGGGAAGATGGGCCACTCCGAACGGATCGGCGACGGCCTGTACAAAAACATTCCGGGCGAAAAAGATCAGAAGATCTTTGAATCCGGCGTGGCGTATTTTAAATAA
- a CDS encoding MBL fold metallo-hydrolase — translation MKITYLHHSGFVVELDKNTLVFDAITYIQPQLLKRGHRKYFFASHSHTDHFSQIIYNYGTDFDTRYILSDDITRRGGKKTTFVKPYEHLHYDDLKCGPVEIDTFGSTDLGVSFLVQAEGKVIFHAGDLNWWDWSPEARPEIDRAAEERDFKAEIAKIKDFLETHHRTINVAFVPVDSRLGRSATKTAEYFIDELHPKMLAPMHCWDEYSVISDLQQATYGKDVKILTMSKRNETIYED, via the coding sequence ATGAAAATTACATATTTGCACCATTCCGGGTTTGTGGTTGAGCTCGACAAAAACACCCTGGTTTTTGATGCAATCACCTATATTCAGCCCCAATTACTTAAACGGGGACACCGCAAGTATTTCTTCGCTTCGCACAGCCACACCGATCATTTTTCCCAGATCATCTACAATTACGGCACCGATTTTGACACCCGCTACATCTTAAGCGACGACATCACCCGGCGCGGCGGCAAAAAGACCACTTTCGTCAAACCTTACGAACACCTGCACTACGACGACCTCAAATGCGGTCCCGTGGAAATCGACACCTTCGGCTCCACCGACCTCGGCGTCTCTTTTCTGGTTCAGGCCGAAGGCAAGGTCATATTCCACGCCGGCGATTTAAACTGGTGGGACTGGTCTCCTGAAGCCCGTCCTGAAATTGACCGCGCCGCCGAAGAACGGGATTTCAAGGCCGAAATCGCCAAAATCAAAGATTTCCTTGAAACCCATCACAGAACCATCAACGTGGCTTTCGTCCCTGTAGATTCCAGACTGGGCCGCTCCGCGACCAAAACTGCCGAATACTTCATCGACGAACTGCATCCGAAAATGCTCGCGCCCATGCACTGCTGGGACGAATACAGCGTAATTTCCGACCTGCAGCAGGCGACCTACGGCAAGGACGTCAAAATCCTGACCATGTCCAAGCGCAACGAAACCATTTACGAAGACTGA